A window from Drosophila subobscura isolate 14011-0131.10 chromosome O, UCBerk_Dsub_1.0, whole genome shotgun sequence encodes these proteins:
- the LOC117896432 gene encoding mucin-5AC isoform X2: MLRTISILALLWICSAASMADAKPIFIKVFAPSSVSASGGYSYGSSSGSTATASPINTQLISNLISTKIQLLNSVLQAKSSGGGFGFGFNKFVSFSSSTTTTERPVTHHTTEVNTDFTPEDSSTQTTQTVYTTTTEGDIETPKPTVHPGRPVSTSTTEVITGESTTVVAELTSTTRAPSGYTYTSPTPYATSTLGTYYLPSSLA, translated from the exons ATGCTCAGAACTATATCAATTTTGGCTCTGCTTTGGATCTGCAGTGCAGCCAGTATGGCAGATGCCAAGCCGATCTTCATTAAGGTGTTCGCGCCGAGCA GTGTCTCTGCCAGTGGCGGCTACTCGTACGGAAGTAGCAGCGGAAGTACGGCGACAGCCTCGCCCATTAACACACAGCTGATCTCCAACCTGATATCCACCAAAATTCAGCTGCTGAACAGTGTGCTGCAGGCCAAGTCGTCGGGTGGTGGCTTCGGGTTTGGATTCAACAAATTCGTGTCCTTCTCCAGCAGCACTACAACGACGGAGAGGCCAGTCAcgcaccacaccacagagGTAAACACAGACTTTACTCCGGAAGACAGCTCTACTCAAACTACTCAAACCGTCTAcacgacaacaacagaagGTGATATCGAAACGCCGAAGCCCACAGTACATCCCGGCCGTCCAGTCTCGACCAGTACGACAGAAGTGATCACAGGGGAGAGCACTACCGTGGTGGCAGAGCTCACCTCCACGACGAGAGCACCTTCTGGCTACACCTATACCTCTCCGACGCCCTATGCCACTAGCACACTAGGAACCTACTACTTGCCCTCTTCTCTTGCCTAA
- the LOC117896432 gene encoding uncharacterized protein LOC117896432 isoform X3: protein MLRTISILALLWICSAASMADAKPIFIKVFAPSSGVSASGGYSYGSSSGSTATASPINTQLISNLISTKIQLLNSVLQAKSSGGGFGFGFNKFVSFSSSTTTTERPVTHHTTEKVISKRRSPQYIPAVQSRPVRQK, encoded by the exons ATGCTCAGAACTATATCAATTTTGGCTCTGCTTTGGATCTGCAGTGCAGCCAGTATGGCAGATGCCAAGCCGATCTTCATTAAGGTGTTCGCGCCGAGCAGTG GTGTCTCTGCCAGTGGCGGCTACTCGTACGGAAGTAGCAGCGGAAGTACGGCGACAGCCTCGCCCATTAACACACAGCTGATCTCCAACCTGATATCCACCAAAATTCAGCTGCTGAACAGTGTGCTGCAGGCCAAGTCGTCGGGTGGTGGCTTCGGGTTTGGATTCAACAAATTCGTGTCCTTCTCCAGCAGCACTACAACGACGGAGAGGCCAGTCAcgcaccacaccacagag aagGTGATATCGAAACGCCGAAGCCCACAGTACATCCCGGCCGTCCAGTCTCGACCAGTACGACAGAAGTGA
- the LOC117896432 gene encoding mucin-5AC isoform X1, producing MLRTISILALLWICSAASMADAKPIFIKVFAPSSGVSASGGYSYGSSSGSTATASPINTQLISNLISTKIQLLNSVLQAKSSGGGFGFGFNKFVSFSSSTTTTERPVTHHTTEVNTDFTPEDSSTQTTQTVYTTTTEGDIETPKPTVHPGRPVSTSTTEVITGESTTVVAELTSTTRAPSGYTYTSPTPYATSTLGTYYLPSSLA from the exons ATGCTCAGAACTATATCAATTTTGGCTCTGCTTTGGATCTGCAGTGCAGCCAGTATGGCAGATGCCAAGCCGATCTTCATTAAGGTGTTCGCGCCGAGCAGTG GTGTCTCTGCCAGTGGCGGCTACTCGTACGGAAGTAGCAGCGGAAGTACGGCGACAGCCTCGCCCATTAACACACAGCTGATCTCCAACCTGATATCCACCAAAATTCAGCTGCTGAACAGTGTGCTGCAGGCCAAGTCGTCGGGTGGTGGCTTCGGGTTTGGATTCAACAAATTCGTGTCCTTCTCCAGCAGCACTACAACGACGGAGAGGCCAGTCAcgcaccacaccacagagGTAAACACAGACTTTACTCCGGAAGACAGCTCTACTCAAACTACTCAAACCGTCTAcacgacaacaacagaagGTGATATCGAAACGCCGAAGCCCACAGTACATCCCGGCCGTCCAGTCTCGACCAGTACGACAGAAGTGATCACAGGGGAGAGCACTACCGTGGTGGCAGAGCTCACCTCCACGACGAGAGCACCTTCTGGCTACACCTATACCTCTCCGACGCCCTATGCCACTAGCACACTAGGAACCTACTACTTGCCCTCTTCTCTTGCCTAA